The proteins below are encoded in one region of bacterium:
- a CDS encoding DUF2892 domain-containing protein, which produces MKANVGSLDKTVRLILALVLFSLYFVLEGNLRFLALVGFIPLLTGLVSWCPLYALFGLSTCPAKPARP; this is translated from the coding sequence GTGAAAGCAAATGTCGGTTCCCTTGATAAAACCGTTCGCCTGATCCTGGCGCTGGTGCTCTTCAGCCTGTATTTCGTGCTCGAGGGCAATCTGCGCTTTCTCGCGCTGGTGGGATTCATTCCCCTGCTCACCGGCCTGGTTTCCTGGTGCCCGCTCTACGCGCTTTTCGGATTGAGCACCTGCCCGGCCAAACCGGCGCGGCCATGA
- a CDS encoding YeeE/YedE family protein, producing the protein MKKYSFLLFGALFGFILSRAGATTYDFYAKLFLFEHFQLLWVIVTAATLGALGVALLKAMKARTLFEGKPIAFKGKPYKSSLIPGSVLFGLGWGLAGACPGTALAMLGEGKLGALFTLFGVFLGTYLYGLRESKAKAARAVAGAAARVETA; encoded by the coding sequence ATGAAGAAATACTCGTTTCTGTTGTTCGGGGCGCTGTTCGGTTTCATTCTCAGCCGCGCAGGTGCCACCACCTACGATTTCTACGCCAAGCTGTTCTTGTTTGAGCATTTCCAGCTCTTGTGGGTCATTGTCACGGCCGCGACGCTCGGCGCGCTCGGTGTCGCGCTGCTCAAAGCCATGAAAGCCCGCACGCTGTTCGAGGGCAAGCCCATCGCCTTCAAGGGCAAGCCCTACAAATCCTCGCTCATCCCCGGCTCCGTGCTGTTCGGCCTGGGCTGGGGCCTGGCCGGCGCCTGCCCGGGCACGGCGCTCGCGATGTTGGGCGAGGGCAAGTTGGGCGCGCTGTTCACGCTCTTCGGTGTTTTTCTCGGCACCTACCTTTACGGCCTGCGGGAGAGCAAGGCCAAAGCGGCGCGTGCGGTGGCTGGTGCGGCCGCCCGCGTGGAAACGGCTTGA
- a CDS encoding YeeE/YedE family protein: MTEVIVWSGWVGGLAVGTYALLQWLVSGNALGASTGFGNVCSFVSNASFFHEGEYETANNWRLWFIIGIPLGGLLGALTSPGEIVASFSMGQMYDSVLPQALWAKGLVLIMGGVMIGYGSRMAGGCTSGHSIAGMSMLNPPSVLASAGFFVGGIIMVQLLFRLLA, encoded by the coding sequence ATGACGGAAGTCATCGTTTGGAGCGGCTGGGTCGGCGGGCTGGCAGTGGGCACGTATGCGCTGCTGCAGTGGCTCGTCTCCGGCAATGCCTTGGGCGCCTCCACTGGTTTCGGCAACGTCTGTAGCTTTGTCTCGAATGCCTCGTTTTTTCACGAGGGCGAATATGAAACCGCCAACAACTGGCGGCTCTGGTTTATCATCGGCATTCCGCTCGGCGGCCTGCTGGGCGCTTTGACCTCACCGGGTGAAATCGTCGCCAGCTTCTCGATGGGCCAGATGTATGACAGCGTGCTGCCGCAGGCGCTGTGGGCCAAAGGCCTGGTGCTGATCATGGGCGGCGTGATGATCGGCTACGGTTCGCGCATGGCCGGCGGTTGCACCAGCGGCCATTCCATTGCGGGCATGTCCATGCTCAATCCGCCCAGCGTGCTCGCTTCCGCCGGTTTCTTCGTGGGTGGAATTATCATGGTGCAGTTGCTCTTCCGGCTGCTGGCCTGA
- a CDS encoding sulfite exporter TauE/SafE family protein, whose protein sequence is MAMGYVAMLALGVVLGLIGAGGSILTVPVLVYLFAVSPTQATGYSLAIVGATALAGAIEYLRRGQSNPRMAVIFGTPAILGVYLTRRFIFPAIPDPVLQSGGLVLSKDVMVMIVFAIFMLITSIAMIRSKKEAELAGPPVELHRSKIPLIFALGLGVGIITGFVGAGGGFMILPVLVLLGGLPMKVAIGTDLLIIAAKSLIGFIGEAQAVANIDYGFVMLITLLPLVGIALGTYLNKHAPAGKLKMAFGWFVLIMGAYIVTKELFLA, encoded by the coding sequence ATGGCAATGGGCTATGTCGCGATGCTGGCGTTGGGAGTGGTCTTGGGATTGATTGGCGCGGGCGGTTCGATTCTCACCGTGCCGGTGCTGGTGTATTTGTTCGCCGTGTCGCCCACGCAAGCGACCGGCTACTCGCTGGCGATCGTGGGCGCCACCGCGCTGGCCGGCGCCATTGAATATCTGCGCCGCGGGCAATCCAACCCGCGCATGGCCGTGATTTTCGGCACGCCGGCAATTCTGGGCGTTTATCTTACCCGGCGTTTCATCTTTCCCGCGATTCCCGATCCGGTACTGCAATCCGGCGGCCTGGTGCTGAGCAAAGATGTGATGGTCATGATCGTTTTCGCGATTTTCATGTTGATCACTTCAATCGCCATGATTCGCAGCAAGAAGGAGGCGGAGCTGGCCGGGCCGCCGGTGGAGTTGCACCGCAGCAAGATTCCGCTCATCTTCGCGCTCGGGCTGGGCGTGGGCATCATCACCGGATTCGTGGGCGCGGGCGGCGGCTTCATGATCCTGCCGGTGCTGGTGCTGCTGGGCGGCCTGCCCATGAAAGTGGCGATCGGCACGGATTTGCTGATCATCGCTGCCAAGTCACTGATCGGTTTCATCGGTGAGGCACAGGCCGTGGCCAACATCGACTACGGTTTCGTGATGCTTATCACGTTGCTGCCGCTGGTGGGCATTGCGTTGGGCACCTATCTCAACAAACACGCGCCCGCGGGCAAGCTGAAGATGGCTTTCGGCTGGTTCGTGCTGATCATGGGCGCCTACATTGTGACCAAAGAGTTGTTTCTGGCATAA
- a CDS encoding carbohydrate binding family 9 domain-containing protein — translation MTSKLLTAVLLLPAVALAAATQPAAKKMYHTKHLNPHPPVIDGRLDDPVWEKLEWAGDFTQREPNDGKPPSLQTSFKITYDDKNLYIGIRAHDDQPEQIVRRVTRRDSFDGDWVEINIDSYFDHRTAFSFTINAAGVKGDEAVSNDGENWDANWNPVWFGEVAVDDQGWCAEMRIPFSQLRFGDKEAHVWGMQVQRRIFRKQERSVWQYIPQNTAGWVSYFGELHGLKGIQAAQRIEILPYGVSSLRRAQEQAGNPFATGEHRKLSGGLDAKAGVTSDLTLDLTLNPDFGQVEADPSEVNLTAFESYFQEKRPFFIEGQSILDYRLTGGDGSFSNDRLFYSRRIGRAPSLAPELADGEFIAMPENSSIVGAAKLTGKTQSGLSLGLLEAVTEEEEAEIAFNSERRRQVVEPRTNYFIGRVQQDFNRGTSAIGGMLTATHRDLAGTRITSLNRAAYSGGVDVRHQWHDRKYYLEALGVVSHIRGDRAAIAEAQQASQRYFQRPDADYLEFDPNRTSLTGHGGNLSVGRGGNSPVRANLAVTWRSPGLELNDAGFMRQADRVMQSLWLGYRFTNPVAIFNRLNLNVNQWQGWNFGGEPVFSGGNINGGGQLKNYWYVWLGVGREGEDLATTALRGGPALRLPAQWNQWITVESDQRKAVQVGVNSFNSWEDVGGTHYHEVGLWLAFRPLNALSLQFNPYYGFNRDELQYVNTLAHGAQSRYVFGRLQQKTVALTARVDYSITPNLSVQYYGQPFVSVGKFSQFKRITAPRADDYAERFHVFTNEIAREEAKGLLQVDEDLDGNTDYAFENPDFNFQQFRSNLVVRWEYSPGSTVFLVWSQGRTGTNPAGGFSFRNNLNDLFNVYPDNVFLIKLNRWFSL, via the coding sequence ATGACCAGCAAGTTACTCACTGCCGTGCTGTTGCTGCCGGCCGTGGCACTCGCCGCGGCCACCCAGCCCGCCGCCAAAAAGATGTATCACACCAAACACCTCAATCCGCATCCGCCGGTCATCGACGGCCGCCTGGACGATCCGGTCTGGGAAAAACTCGAATGGGCCGGCGATTTTACCCAGCGCGAACCGAATGACGGCAAACCACCGTCTCTGCAAACCAGCTTCAAAATCACTTACGACGACAAAAATCTCTACATCGGCATTCGCGCGCACGACGACCAGCCGGAGCAGATCGTGCGCCGCGTCACGCGCCGGGATTCTTTTGACGGCGACTGGGTCGAGATCAACATCGATAGTTACTTCGATCACCGCACCGCTTTCTCCTTTACCATCAATGCCGCGGGCGTGAAGGGCGATGAAGCCGTTTCCAACGACGGCGAGAACTGGGACGCCAACTGGAATCCGGTGTGGTTCGGGGAAGTGGCGGTGGACGACCAGGGCTGGTGCGCGGAGATGCGCATTCCCTTCAGCCAGTTGCGCTTCGGTGACAAGGAGGCGCACGTGTGGGGCATGCAAGTACAGCGCCGCATCTTCCGCAAGCAGGAACGCTCGGTGTGGCAGTACATTCCGCAAAACACCGCGGGCTGGGTGAGTTACTTTGGAGAATTGCACGGCCTGAAAGGCATTCAAGCGGCGCAGCGCATCGAGATTCTGCCCTATGGCGTCAGCAGCCTGCGACGCGCTCAAGAGCAGGCGGGCAATCCCTTCGCGACCGGCGAGCATCGCAAACTCTCCGGCGGACTCGATGCCAAAGCCGGCGTCACCAGTGATCTGACTTTGGACCTCACCCTCAATCCCGATTTCGGCCAAGTCGAAGCGGATCCTTCCGAAGTCAACCTCACCGCCTTTGAATCCTACTTCCAGGAAAAGCGGCCGTTCTTCATCGAAGGCCAGAGCATTCTCGATTACCGGCTGACCGGCGGCGACGGGTCTTTTTCCAACGACCGGCTGTTCTACTCCCGGCGCATTGGCCGCGCGCCGAGCCTCGCACCGGAGCTGGCGGACGGCGAATTCATTGCAATGCCGGAGAATTCCTCGATCGTGGGTGCCGCCAAATTGACCGGCAAAACGCAAAGCGGACTTTCGCTCGGCCTGCTCGAAGCCGTGACCGAGGAGGAGGAAGCAGAGATCGCTTTCAACAGCGAGCGCCGCCGCCAAGTCGTGGAACCGCGCACCAATTATTTCATCGGCCGCGTGCAGCAGGATTTCAACCGCGGCACGAGCGCCATTGGCGGCATGCTTACCGCCACGCATCGCGATCTTGCGGGGACCCGCATCACCAGCCTGAACCGCGCCGCTTACTCCGGCGGCGTGGACGTACGCCATCAATGGCATGACCGCAAATACTATCTGGAAGCGCTGGGCGTGGTCAGCCACATTCGCGGTGACCGGGCGGCAATTGCCGAGGCGCAACAAGCCTCGCAGCGATACTTTCAGCGCCCCGACGCCGATTATCTCGAGTTCGACCCGAACCGCACCTCCTTGACCGGACACGGCGGCAATTTGAGCGTGGGCCGCGGCGGCAACAGCCCCGTGCGCGCGAATCTCGCGGTCACCTGGCGGTCGCCGGGCTTGGAGTTGAATGACGCCGGTTTCATGCGCCAGGCGGACCGCGTGATGCAATCGCTGTGGCTGGGCTACCGCTTCACCAATCCGGTCGCGATCTTCAATCGTTTGAACCTCAATGTGAATCAATGGCAGGGCTGGAACTTCGGCGGCGAGCCGGTTTTCAGCGGCGGCAACATCAATGGCGGCGGGCAACTGAAGAACTACTGGTACGTCTGGCTGGGCGTGGGGCGCGAGGGCGAGGATTTGGCCACCACGGCCTTGCGCGGCGGGCCGGCGTTGCGGCTGCCGGCGCAGTGGAATCAGTGGATCACCGTGGAAAGCGATCAGCGCAAGGCAGTGCAAGTGGGCGTGAACAGCTTCAACAGTTGGGAAGACGTGGGCGGCACGCATTACCACGAAGTCGGCCTCTGGTTGGCATTCCGTCCCCTCAACGCGCTGTCACTCCAGTTCAATCCCTACTACGGCTTCAATCGCGATGAATTGCAGTACGTGAACACGCTTGCGCACGGCGCGCAGAGCCGCTATGTGTTCGGCCGGTTGCAGCAGAAAACCGTGGCGTTGACCGCGCGCGTGGACTACAGCATCACGCCGAATTTGTCGGTGCAATACTACGGCCAGCCGTTCGTCTCCGTGGGGAAGTTCTCCCAGTTCAAGCGCATCACGGCGCCGCGCGCCGATGATTATGCCGAACGCTTCCACGTTTTCACCAATGAAATCGCGCGGGAGGAAGCGAAGGGACTGTTGCAGGTGGATGAGGATTTGGACGGCAACACGGACTACGCCTTCGAAAACCCGGATTTCAACTTCCAGCAATTCCGCTCGAACTTGGTGGTGCGCTGGGAATACAGCCCGGGCTCGACTGTCTTTCTGGTGTGGTCGCAGGGCCGCACCGGCACGAATCCGGCCGGCGGATTTTCCTTCCGGAATAATTTGAATGATCTGTTCAACGTTTATCCCGACAACGTCTTCTTGATCAAACTGAATCGCTGGTTTTCGCTGTGA
- a CDS encoding MFS transporter, giving the protein MFRKHQHEGGPVELGLRPNWRQFTLLVLINAFVGGLVGLERTVVPLIAEHDFGLVSKSLVLSFLVSFGVVKALANVMAGRWSDRFGRKPILIAGWLLGLPVPLLIIYAPNWNWIVFANVLLGINQGLCWSTTVIMKIDLVGPQQRGLAMGLNEFAGYLAVALAALASGYLAAQYGLRPAPFYPGLAFGLLGLLFSIFFVHETRRHVAQEAALLPPARPSANNNASASFRSVFWLTTWRNRTLFAASQAGLVNNLNDGMVWGMLPIFLAAAGLSLGHIGLIAAVYPGVWGISQLFTGALSDRWGRKWMIALGMVVQALGIALFVVGKDFSAWLAGAVLLGSGTALVYPTLLAAISDVAPPAWRASAVGVYRLWRDAGYAVGALAAGLLADVFNLTTAIAAVAGLTFLSGIIVVAVMSETLPGRAHANARQPHCTNATIS; this is encoded by the coding sequence ATGTTTCGCAAGCACCAACATGAAGGCGGGCCGGTTGAATTGGGATTGCGGCCGAATTGGCGGCAATTCACCCTGCTTGTGCTGATCAACGCCTTTGTCGGCGGCTTGGTGGGCCTGGAGCGCACCGTGGTGCCGTTGATCGCCGAGCACGATTTCGGGCTGGTCTCGAAATCGTTGGTGCTTTCTTTTTTGGTGAGCTTCGGCGTGGTGAAAGCCCTGGCCAACGTCATGGCCGGGCGCTGGTCGGATCGTTTCGGCCGCAAGCCCATTTTGATTGCAGGCTGGCTGCTGGGTCTGCCGGTGCCGCTGCTCATCATCTACGCGCCCAATTGGAACTGGATTGTCTTCGCCAACGTTCTGCTGGGGATCAATCAAGGCTTGTGCTGGTCAACGACGGTGATCATGAAGATCGATCTCGTTGGCCCGCAGCAGCGCGGCCTGGCGATGGGTTTGAACGAATTTGCCGGCTATCTTGCCGTCGCGCTCGCGGCGCTGGCATCCGGCTACCTCGCGGCGCAGTACGGACTGCGGCCGGCGCCCTTCTATCCGGGCCTGGCGTTCGGCCTGCTGGGATTGTTGTTTTCGATTTTTTTCGTGCACGAGACCCGACGGCACGTTGCGCAGGAAGCTGCCTTGCTGCCGCCGGCGCGACCCTCCGCCAACAACAATGCGTCCGCCTCCTTCCGCTCCGTGTTTTGGCTCACCACCTGGCGCAATCGCACGCTGTTTGCCGCCAGCCAGGCCGGCCTGGTGAATAATCTCAACGACGGCATGGTATGGGGGATGTTGCCGATCTTTCTCGCGGCCGCGGGATTGTCGCTCGGCCATATCGGCCTCATTGCGGCAGTGTATCCCGGCGTGTGGGGAATCAGCCAGCTCTTTACCGGCGCGCTCAGCGACCGCTGGGGCCGCAAATGGATGATCGCCCTCGGCATGGTGGTGCAGGCGCTCGGCATTGCGCTGTTCGTCGTCGGAAAGGATTTCTCGGCGTGGCTGGCCGGCGCGGTGTTGTTGGGATCGGGCACGGCGCTGGTTTATCCCACTTTGCTGGCCGCGATTTCAGACGTTGCCCCGCCGGCCTGGCGCGCCTCGGCAGTGGGTGTTTACCGGCTCTGGCGCGACGCGGGCTATGCCGTGGGCGCGCTCGCGGCCGGACTGCTTGCCGATGTTTTCAACTTGACCACCGCAATCGCGGCGGTTGCCGGCCTCACTTTTCTCTCCGGAATCATTGTCGTGGCCGTTATGTCGGAAACCCTGCCCGGCCGCGCGCACGCCAACGCCCGCCAACCTCACTGCACGAACGCCACAATTTCCTAA
- a CDS encoding MBL fold metallo-hydrolase yields MLFRMLYDEKLAQASYLIGCQRTGEAVVIDPERDVDRYVAAAAREGMKITAIAETHIHADYLSGARELAERTGARLYVSDEGDENWKYRWLDKKQGGGSYDHKLLKDGDTFKVGNIELRAVHTPGHTPEHISFTVTDLGGGANEPMGIATGDFVFVGDVGRPDLLETAAGQSGAKEPAARVLYQTVQRFKNLPDYMQVWPAHGSGSACGKALGAVPQSTVGYEKRFNAALADATEEGRFVQAILAGQPEPPLYFARMKRENKEGPAILGKLPQPKPLDVQALKRLVNENAVIVDTRPWPQFRESHIAGALWAPLSNYFPNATGSYLQPNQPFYLIVEEKRVEEAVIDLIRIGLDAVAGYATPETFAQYQAGGGKVAKIAVLPIAKLNGNLDQPGTLILDVRGEAEFEAGHLPQAQNLAYTQLPKRVAEVPKDRRILLHCRTDNRSAIAAAWLQRHGYEVVHLSGGYVAWQSAGGKVEAVN; encoded by the coding sequence ATGCTTTTTCGCATGCTGTATGACGAGAAGCTGGCCCAGGCCAGTTATTTGATCGGCTGCCAGCGCACTGGGGAAGCGGTGGTGATCGATCCCGAGCGCGACGTTGACCGCTATGTCGCAGCGGCGGCGCGCGAGGGCATGAAGATCACCGCCATCGCGGAAACCCACATCCACGCGGACTACCTTTCCGGCGCGCGTGAGTTGGCGGAACGCACCGGCGCCCGCCTGTACGTTTCGGATGAGGGCGACGAAAACTGGAAGTACCGCTGGCTCGACAAAAAACAGGGCGGCGGCAGCTATGATCATAAACTGCTCAAAGACGGCGACACCTTCAAAGTCGGCAACATCGAGTTGCGAGCCGTTCACACGCCCGGCCACACGCCCGAGCACATCAGCTTCACGGTGACGGATCTCGGCGGCGGCGCCAACGAGCCGATGGGCATTGCCACCGGCGATTTCGTTTTCGTCGGCGATGTCGGCCGGCCGGATTTGTTGGAAACTGCGGCCGGACAAAGCGGCGCCAAGGAGCCGGCGGCGCGCGTGCTCTATCAAACCGTGCAACGCTTCAAGAACCTGCCGGATTACATGCAAGTCTGGCCGGCGCACGGCTCCGGCAGCGCCTGCGGCAAGGCCCTGGGCGCAGTGCCGCAATCAACGGTGGGCTATGAAAAACGCTTCAACGCCGCGCTTGCCGACGCCACGGAAGAGGGCCGGTTTGTGCAAGCCATTCTCGCGGGCCAGCCGGAGCCGCCGCTTTATTTCGCCCGCATGAAACGCGAAAACAAAGAAGGCCCGGCGATCCTGGGCAAACTGCCGCAACCCAAGCCGCTCGACGTGCAGGCGCTCAAGCGGTTGGTGAATGAAAACGCCGTTATCGTGGACACCCGGCCGTGGCCGCAATTCCGCGAAAGCCATATCGCCGGCGCGCTGTGGGCGCCGTTGTCCAATTATTTCCCCAATGCCACCGGCTCCTATCTCCAGCCCAACCAGCCGTTCTATCTCATCGTCGAGGAAAAGCGCGTGGAAGAAGCGGTGATCGACTTGATTCGCATCGGGCTGGATGCGGTGGCGGGTTACGCCACGCCGGAAACCTTCGCGCAATATCAGGCCGGCGGCGGCAAAGTCGCCAAAATCGCAGTGCTGCCGATCGCCAAGCTGAACGGCAACCTCGATCAGCCGGGCACACTGATTCTGGACGTGCGCGGGGAGGCGGAATTCGAAGCCGGACATCTGCCGCAGGCGCAGAATCTCGCTTACACACAGTTGCCCAAGCGCGTTGCCGAGGTGCCGAAGGATCGCCGCATCCTGCTGCATTGCCGCACCGACAATCGTTCCGCGATTGCCGCGGCCTGGCTGCAGCGCCACGGCTATGAGGTGGTTCATCTCAGCGGCGGGTATGTCGCCTGGCAGAGTGCCGGCGGCAAAGTCGAAGCGGTCAACTAG
- the trxA gene encoding thioredoxin has translation MSKPIEITDANFKQEVLESAIPVLVDVWADWCMPCRMVAPAVEAIASQYAGKVKVGKMDADNNFMPSELGIRGIPTLLLFQGGKVVDRIVGAVPQKVIASHIDQVLAN, from the coding sequence ATGAGCAAGCCTATCGAAATCACTGATGCCAATTTCAAGCAGGAAGTATTGGAATCCGCCATTCCGGTTTTGGTTGATGTGTGGGCGGATTGGTGCATGCCCTGCCGCATGGTGGCGCCCGCAGTGGAAGCCATTGCCTCGCAATACGCCGGCAAGGTGAAAGTCGGCAAGATGGACGCCGACAACAATTTCATGCCTTCGGAGCTGGGCATTCGCGGCATCCCCACGCTGCTGCTGTTCCAGGGCGGCAAAGTGGTGGATCGCATCGTCGGCGCCGTACCGCAAAAAGTCATTGCCAGCCACATTGATCAAGTGCTGGCGAATTAG
- a CDS encoding carbohydrate binding family 9 domain-containing protein: protein MRTAATLSLLLIGLAAFARSQPDDSRPFQPNVLPALEIRRAAAPIQIDGELDDPGWQEAVAATNFAEIRPGDQSRPPVNTEALVAYSDTHLYLAFKAADSNPGAIRASLRDRDQMWQDDFVGIILDTYGDGAWAYEIFANPLGVQGDARWTAENEDDGFNLIFASQGKITAAGYQVEMAIPFSSLRFPDKPKQNWRITFFRTHPRDSRRQYSWASVSRDNPCFPCQFGTLSGINNVKPAGKLELLPSVIAFQSGRWRDWEDPGAGLANSKVDGEASLGVQFAFTPSLTAEATYNPDFSQIESDASQIDVNTTFALFYPERRPFFQEGSDLFNTWFNVFYTRSINNPVLATKLVGRLNRTSIGYVLARDENSPVILPFEERSAFLSAGRSTSNVLRLKRTFLEDSYLGALITDRRLEGGGAGSIISIDGLWRFRRNYRLELQALLSHTQEPDNAVLTAEISARQSTFDRGQHTTAFDGESFWGNAVYASFEREARHWSFDFDYVGSSATFRADNGFITGNDQHQFVLWNGYDLYPNTRVVDRLTPSLVFGRFFNYAGERKDDWIRPRLNLQLKAQTSVFLGSVFSTERFRGKEFPGIRRLEIEVNSNFSKPLNLGFWLAHGRFIARNLADPVLGSGTDLQAWATIRPLSRLVIEPSFLHARLRHPNHGPEIFNGYIARTRLNYQFTRELFLRLVAQYNDFDQVLNIEPLLSYKLNPFTIFYLGTTHAFEELGAHRDFTQTQRQFFMKFQYLLRV, encoded by the coding sequence ATGCGCACTGCAGCCACGCTTAGCCTATTGCTCATCGGCCTAGCGGCTTTTGCCCGCAGCCAGCCGGATGATAGCCGCCCGTTTCAGCCCAACGTTCTACCGGCGCTGGAAATTCGCCGAGCGGCCGCGCCCATCCAAATCGATGGTGAGCTTGATGATCCCGGTTGGCAGGAGGCCGTGGCGGCCACGAATTTCGCCGAGATCCGTCCGGGCGATCAGAGCCGGCCGCCGGTCAACACCGAGGCCCTGGTGGCCTACAGCGACACCCATCTTTATCTTGCCTTCAAAGCGGCGGACAGCAACCCGGGCGCCATTCGCGCCTCCCTGCGTGACCGCGATCAAATGTGGCAGGACGATTTTGTCGGCATCATCCTGGACACCTACGGCGACGGCGCCTGGGCGTATGAGATTTTCGCCAATCCGCTGGGCGTGCAGGGCGACGCGCGCTGGACCGCGGAGAATGAGGACGACGGTTTCAATCTCATCTTTGCCTCCCAAGGCAAGATCACCGCCGCCGGCTATCAGGTGGAAATGGCGATTCCCTTCAGCAGCCTGCGCTTTCCGGACAAGCCGAAGCAGAATTGGCGCATCACTTTCTTTCGCACGCACCCGCGCGACAGCCGCCGCCAGTATTCCTGGGCGAGCGTGAGCCGGGACAATCCCTGCTTCCCCTGCCAATTCGGAACCCTGAGCGGAATCAACAACGTCAAGCCGGCCGGCAAGCTCGAGCTGCTGCCCTCGGTCATCGCGTTTCAATCGGGCCGCTGGCGGGATTGGGAGGATCCCGGCGCCGGCCTCGCCAACTCGAAGGTCGACGGCGAAGCCTCGCTGGGCGTGCAGTTCGCCTTTACCCCCAGTCTCACCGCGGAAGCCACTTACAATCCGGATTTCAGCCAAATCGAATCCGACGCCAGCCAAATCGACGTCAACACGACGTTCGCATTATTCTACCCCGAGCGCCGGCCGTTCTTTCAGGAGGGCAGTGATCTGTTCAACACCTGGTTCAACGTGTTCTACACGCGTTCGATCAACAATCCTGTGCTGGCCACCAAACTGGTCGGGCGCCTGAATCGCACCAGCATCGGCTACGTTCTGGCGCGCGACGAAAACTCGCCAGTCATTCTGCCGTTCGAGGAACGCAGCGCGTTCTTGAGCGCCGGACGCAGTACCTCCAACGTGCTGCGTTTGAAGCGAACTTTTTTGGAAGATTCCTATCTCGGTGCGCTCATCACCGACCGGCGCCTGGAGGGCGGCGGCGCGGGCAGCATCATCAGCATCGACGGCCTCTGGCGCTTTCGCCGCAATTACCGTCTCGAACTGCAAGCGCTGTTGAGCCACACGCAGGAACCGGACAACGCCGTGCTCACCGCCGAGATCAGCGCGCGGCAAAGTACGTTTGATCGCGGCCAACACACCACCGCGTTTGATGGCGAATCGTTTTGGGGGAATGCGGTCTACGCCAGCTTCGAGCGCGAGGCGCGGCACTGGAGCTTCGATTTTGATTATGTCGGATCGAGCGCGACCTTCCGGGCGGATAATGGCTTCATTACCGGCAATGATCAGCATCAGTTCGTCTTGTGGAACGGTTACGATCTCTACCCCAATACCCGGGTGGTTGACCGCCTCACGCCCAGCCTGGTTTTTGGCCGCTTTTTCAATTACGCCGGCGAGCGCAAGGATGATTGGATCCGGCCGCGCTTGAACCTGCAGCTCAAAGCGCAAACCAGCGTCTTCCTGGGCAGCGTGTTCAGCACCGAACGCTTTCGCGGCAAGGAATTCCCCGGCATTCGCCGCCTAGAAATCGAAGTCAACAGCAATTTCAGCAAACCGCTGAATCTGGGATTTTGGCTGGCGCACGGCCGCTTCATCGCCCGCAACCTGGCGGACCCGGTGTTGGGCAGCGGCACGGATCTGCAGGCGTGGGCCACGATCCGGCCGCTGAGCCGCCTGGTGATCGAGCCTTCATTCCTGCATGCGCGACTGCGCCATCCCAACCACGGCCCGGAAATTTTCAACGGCTACATTGCGCGCACGCGCCTGAACTATCAATTCACGCGCGAGCTGTTTCTGCGGCTGGTGGCGCAATACAATGATTTCGACCAAGTTTTGAATATCGAGCCGCTGCTGAGCTACAAGCTCAACCCGTTCACGATTTTTTATCTCGGCACGACGCATGCCTTCGAAGAGCTGGGCGCGCACCGCGATTTCACCCAAACCCAGCGCCAGTTCTTCATGAAATTTCAGTACCTCTTGCGCGTGTGA